In one Streptomyces marincola genomic region, the following are encoded:
- a CDS encoding patatin-like phospholipase family protein: MADPEEITRTFGALADRATAAPHGARPRHAPAPRPAPPPPRAAALPRIGLVLAGGGAKGAYELGVCDYLAEMGMDVAAVSGTSIGALNGAVLAAEPDLRLGTRRLAAFWERFSTRSGVAPFADRGLRLDEAGLAAEGTARQLALFWPRLLGLRRRAGLLEELVNEAVDVPGIRAGRPLWVAAYPLKDMPAVPVRLRHLIEIVRWLGGAQGSVLRLNGLPEEQIRQAVLASAALPFIFPSRVVDGCAYLDGGLGGPGDRTPVRAFAEQEHCDVLVVVHLHPDAVVSPSSTARFLRIDIRPSVPIVPPGPLGPLSGMLAFSPERVRGLRVLGFEDARARFTETRRLLAARAGLADAEARMLAALARLGRGG; encoded by the coding sequence GTGGCTGACCCCGAGGAGATCACCCGGACGTTCGGCGCGCTGGCCGACCGCGCCACGGCGGCCCCGCACGGCGCGCGCCCGCGCCACGCGCCAGCGCCGCGCCCCGCTCCGCCCCCGCCGCGCGCGGCGGCGCTGCCGCGCATCGGCCTGGTCCTGGCGGGCGGCGGCGCCAAAGGCGCCTACGAACTGGGGGTGTGCGACTACCTGGCCGAGATGGGCATGGACGTGGCGGCCGTCTCGGGCACCAGCATCGGCGCGCTCAACGGCGCGGTGCTCGCCGCGGAACCCGACCTGCGGCTCGGCACACGGCGGCTCGCGGCGTTCTGGGAACGCTTCTCCACCCGCTCCGGCGTGGCGCCGTTCGCCGACCGCGGGCTCCGCCTCGACGAGGCCGGCCTCGCGGCCGAGGGGACCGCGCGGCAACTGGCGCTGTTCTGGCCGCGGCTGCTCGGCCTGCGGCGCCGGGCCGGCCTGCTCGAAGAGCTGGTGAACGAGGCCGTGGACGTTCCCGGCATCCGCGCAGGCCGGCCGCTGTGGGTGGCGGCCTACCCCCTCAAGGACATGCCGGCCGTGCCCGTGCGGCTGCGCCACCTGATCGAGATCGTGCGCTGGCTCGGCGGCGCGCAGGGCAGCGTCCTGCGCCTCAACGGGCTGCCGGAGGAGCAGATCAGGCAGGCCGTGCTGGCCAGCGCCGCGCTGCCGTTCATCTTCCCCTCCCGCGTCGTGGACGGTTGCGCCTACCTCGACGGAGGACTCGGCGGGCCGGGGGACCGGACGCCGGTGCGGGCGTTCGCCGAACAGGAGCACTGCGACGTGCTCGTCGTCGTCCACCTGCACCCCGACGCGGTCGTCAGCCCGAGTTCGACGGCGCGCTTCCTGCGCATCGACATCAGGCCGAGCGTGCCCATCGTGCCCCCGGGCCCGCTCGGGCCGCTCAGCGGCATGCTCGCGTTCTCGCCGGAACGCGTCCGCGGGCTGCGGGTCCTGGGCTTCGAGGACGCCCGGGCCAGGTTCACCGAGACCAGGCGCCTGCTGGCCGCCCGGGCCGGCCTGGCCGACGCCGAGGCCCGCATGCTGGCGGCACTCGCCCGCCTCGGCCGCGGCGGGTGA
- a CDS encoding Hsp70 family protein → MAIPSRSTSFTPKVVVAIDFGTHGSGFALARVAALNDRATQRVITYQTFTVTQDTTYPKDLTAVLVDADRTPVAFGNKARDQWLRLLARGNPDHHGYAGRFKMGIQPRGLESGVPRFEGSLAGADREVVKKLTTATLRHISGAALDTLRRINVQGIAHTADDVRWCVTVPAIWGEAERALMRAAAEAAGLPGDQERLLLVQEPEAAAIYCALYTGALLAPGRPEGRLDVDAAPGSRFMVVDCGGGTVDITSYRLRPEGVGSGRLEESRVADGGRLGSAYVNHGFMTDLLAERFGADRLATLQADFPLELGQLESVWEREKVSLASETAPDGRPVIDDPVFVDVPGRVWEVLDTPTRERLTALAEGATHLIVVTPGEVKKLFDAVVDPIIDVIERQRALDRRDDPAEVGEVAEQMVVVGGFARSPYLRDALAHRFGDTARVVLPEDPAVAVLAGAVHFAYDPSVIWGRRSKYTYGFGCARPFEEGVDPQEKRFINDFGEPRCNDRFAVMVRRAESVPVDRTVTGTLRISPSTRVATLPIVATYAPDPRYDDEEGVEQLAALAIDVSSSHGSTKDWRYADIDFSFGTTELTVEAKDRQTGAVFRTEVRFDELYGRRNKGRRGPEGRRS, encoded by the coding sequence ATGGCAATCCCCTCCCGCTCCACCTCCTTCACGCCCAAAGTCGTCGTTGCCATCGACTTCGGCACCCACGGCTCAGGATTCGCACTGGCCAGGGTCGCCGCGCTGAACGACCGTGCCACCCAGCGCGTCATCACCTACCAGACGTTCACCGTGACCCAGGACACGACCTACCCCAAGGACCTGACCGCCGTCCTCGTGGACGCCGACCGGACGCCCGTCGCGTTCGGCAACAAGGCGCGCGACCAGTGGCTGCGCCTGCTGGCCCGCGGCAACCCGGACCACCACGGCTACGCCGGCCGGTTCAAGATGGGCATCCAGCCGCGCGGCCTCGAATCCGGGGTCCCCCGGTTCGAGGGCAGCCTCGCCGGGGCCGATCGCGAGGTCGTCAAGAAGCTGACCACGGCGACGCTGCGGCACATCAGCGGCGCGGCGCTCGACACCCTGCGCCGCATCAACGTGCAGGGCATCGCGCACACCGCCGACGACGTCCGCTGGTGCGTGACCGTGCCCGCCATCTGGGGCGAGGCGGAACGCGCGCTGATGCGCGCCGCCGCCGAGGCGGCCGGGCTGCCCGGCGACCAGGAGCGGCTGCTGCTGGTGCAGGAGCCGGAGGCGGCGGCCATCTACTGCGCCCTGTACACGGGGGCGCTGCTCGCGCCCGGCCGCCCGGAGGGGCGCCTGGACGTGGACGCGGCGCCCGGCAGCCGTTTCATGGTCGTGGACTGCGGCGGCGGCACGGTGGACATCACCAGTTACCGGCTGCGTCCCGAAGGCGTCGGGTCCGGCCGCCTTGAGGAGTCCAGGGTCGCCGACGGCGGCCGGCTCGGATCCGCCTACGTCAACCACGGATTCATGACCGACCTGCTCGCGGAACGCTTCGGAGCCGATCGACTCGCCACGTTACAGGCCGACTTCCCGCTCGAACTGGGTCAGCTCGAAAGCGTCTGGGAACGCGAGAAGGTCTCCCTCGCCTCCGAGACCGCCCCAGACGGCCGGCCGGTGATCGACGACCCGGTGTTCGTCGACGTGCCCGGCCGGGTGTGGGAGGTGCTCGACACCCCGACCCGCGAACGGCTGACCGCGCTCGCCGAGGGGGCCACGCACCTGATCGTGGTGACGCCTGGCGAGGTGAAGAAGCTGTTCGACGCGGTGGTCGACCCGATCATCGACGTGATCGAACGCCAACGCGCCCTCGACCGCAGGGACGACCCGGCCGAGGTGGGCGAGGTGGCCGAGCAGATGGTCGTCGTGGGCGGCTTCGCCCGCTCCCCCTACCTGAGGGACGCGCTCGCGCACCGCTTCGGCGACACGGCGCGCGTCGTCCTGCCCGAGGACCCGGCGGTCGCCGTACTGGCCGGTGCGGTCCACTTCGCCTACGACCCCTCGGTGATCTGGGGGCGCCGTTCCAAGTACACCTACGGGTTCGGCTGCGCACGCCCGTTCGAGGAGGGCGTCGATCCGCAGGAGAAGCGGTTCATCAACGACTTCGGTGAACCCCGGTGCAACGACCGCTTCGCCGTCATGGTCCGGCGCGCCGAGTCCGTTCCGGTCGACCGCACCGTGACGGGCACGCTCAGGATCTCGCCCTCCACGCGGGTGGCCACGCTGCCGATCGTCGCGACGTACGCGCCGGACCCCAGGTACGACGACGAGGAGGGCGTCGAGCAGTTGGCCGCCCTGGCCATCGACGTCTCCTCGTCGCACGGCAGCACCAAGGACTGGCGGTACGCGGACATCGACTTCTCCTTCGGAACGACCGAGTTGACGGTCGAGGCGAAGGACCGCCAGACCGGTGCGGTCTTCAGGACGGAGGTCCGCTTCGACGAGCTGTACGGCAGGCGGAACAAGGGCCGCCGGGGGCCGGAGGGGAGGCGGTCGTGA
- a CDS encoding DUF4231 domain-containing protein, with amino-acid sequence MRRPTATPRWRRPPENIAASAEQYVLDVIAFYDRRARWHRRLYRFSGTVIILAGAALPLLTTLDFPGRDGTIAGVGSLVAVTTALRALYRWDVSWVLLRDTEIQLTHTYLAWRTRADRGQDAPAPAPEELLERIYRIRRSESSEFFKNLPDPATGPARAPDRPRSTAP; translated from the coding sequence ATGCGACGCCCCACGGCCACGCCCCGCTGGCGGCGTCCGCCGGAGAACATCGCGGCCTCGGCCGAGCAGTACGTCCTGGACGTCATCGCCTTCTACGACCGCAGGGCGCGCTGGCACCGGCGCCTCTACCGGTTCAGCGGCACGGTGATCATCCTGGCCGGGGCCGCGTTGCCGCTGCTGACCACCCTCGACTTCCCCGGCCGGGACGGCACCATCGCCGGCGTCGGGAGCCTGGTCGCGGTGACCACCGCGCTGCGCGCCCTCTACCGGTGGGACGTCTCATGGGTGCTGCTGCGGGACACCGAGATCCAGCTCACCCACACCTACCTCGCCTGGCGGACGCGGGCCGACCGCGGCCAGGACGCACCGGCCCCGGCGCCCGAGGAACTGCTGGAACGCATCTACCGGATCAGGCGGTCGGAGTCCTCCGAGTTCTTCAAGAACCTCCCCGACCCGGCCACAGGCCCGGCCCGGGCGCCCGACCGGCCGCGGAGCACCGCGCCGTGA